One Gadus morhua chromosome 13, gadMor3.0, whole genome shotgun sequence genomic window carries:
- the LOC115557039 gene encoding caveolin-2: MAREGTPAETRLNLEPLEEQAEEVPLWSLSPHLQPPRRAPTEGRGGAEDAVELGQGEPSAEGAGGEARRLRENRDPKAVNSCLKVAFEDVIAEPASVRSFDRVWVWSHALFEVSRVWCYRLISLLLAVPVSLVAGLLMALLSCLHIWLIMPCLQLCVINMRWVQVLWASVLNIAIGPFFTSMGKCCGSISIRIARD; this comes from the exons ATGGCCAGGGAGGGAACGCCAGCCGAGACGCGGCTCAACCTGGAGCCCTTAgaggagcaggcggaggaggTCCCTCTGTGGTCCCTCTCACCCCACCTGCAGCCCCCCCGCAGGGCCCCGACGGAGGGGCGTGGCGGGGCGGAGGACGCCGTGGAGTTGGGCCAGGGGGAGCCGTCTGCAGAGGGGGCCGGCGGTGAGGCGAGGCGTCTGAGGGAGAACAGGGATCCCAAAGCGGTCAACTCGTGTCTGAAG GTGGCCTTCGAGGATGTCATCGCGGAGCCTGCGTCCGTGCGGAGCTTCGACCGGGTGTGGGTGTGGAGCCATGCCCTGTTTGAGGTGTCCAGAGTGTGGTGCTACCGCCTCATCTCCCTGCTGCTGGCCGTGCCCGTCTCACTGGTGGCTGGGCTGCTAATGGCCCTGCTCAGCTGCCTGCACATCTG GCTTATCATGCCCTGCCTGCAGCTCTGTGTCATCAACATGCGTTGGGTGCAGGTCCTCTGGGCCAGCGTGCTCAACATTGCCATCGGCCCTTTCTTCACCAGCATGGGGAAGTGCTGTGGTAGCATAAGCATTCGGATAGCTAGGGACTGA
- the cav3 gene encoding caveolin-3, whose protein sequence is MADQYQFNSNEEKMVKDHLDRNTKEIDLINRDPKQINEDVVKVEFEDVIAEPDGTHSLDGVWKLSYTTFTVSKYWCYRILSAIFGIPVALLWGFLFACISFCHIWTVMPCIKSCLIESQCISRIYSLCIQTFCDPFFEALGKIFSSVRVALRKEV, encoded by the exons ATGGCGGACCAGTACCAGTTCAACAGCAATGAGGAGAAGATGGTGAAGGACCACCTGGACAGAAACACCAAGGAGATCGACCTGATCAACAGAGACCCCAAGCAGATCAACGAAGATGTTGTCAAG GTGGAGTTTGAAGACGTGATCGCCGAGCCCGACGGCACGCACAGTCTGGACGGCGTGTGGAAGCTCAGCTACACCACCTTCACCGTATCCAAGTACTGGTGCTACCGCATCCTGTCAGCCATCTTTGGCATTCCCGTGGCCCTGCTGTGGGGCTTCCTGTTCGCCTGCATCTCCTTCTGCCACATCTGGACCGTCATGCCCTGCATCAAGAGCTGCCTGATCGAGTCGCAATGCATCAGCCGCATCTACTCCCTTTGCATCCAGACCTTCTGCGACCCCTTCTTCGAAGCGCTGGGCAAGATCTTCAGCAGCGTGCGCGTCGCTTTACGCAAAGAAGTCTAA